One segment of Mycolicibacterium sp. YH-1 DNA contains the following:
- the zapE gene encoding cell division protein ZapE has product MNGATGITHLTDRQPKVTPERLVAQLVPPPTFADVAFDTYRPDPGEPSQAAAVKLCQQFCDEAVLRRAGRKKMFGKREVLPGVGVYLDGGFGVGKTHLLASTYYRLSAADTGPAAFATFGELTQLAGVFGFVECIDLLADYVVVCIDEFELDDPGNTTLISRLLSALVERGVSIAATSNTLPEQLGEGRFAAQDFMREIAALSQIFTTVRIEGPDYRHRDLPPAPQLPSDEEVRARAAGVAGATLDDFDALCAHLATMHPSRYQALIEGVSEVFITGVHPLDDQSVALRLVSLTDRLYDAGIPVTASGSKIDTVFSEEMLAGGYRKKYLRATSRLLALTHAGRE; this is encoded by the coding sequence GATGTCGCCTTCGACACCTACCGACCCGATCCGGGTGAGCCGTCACAGGCCGCCGCCGTGAAGTTGTGCCAGCAGTTCTGCGATGAGGCCGTGCTGCGTCGGGCGGGCAGGAAGAAGATGTTCGGCAAGCGTGAGGTGCTTCCGGGTGTCGGGGTGTACCTCGACGGTGGGTTCGGTGTCGGCAAGACCCACCTGCTCGCATCGACGTACTACCGGTTGTCGGCAGCGGATACCGGGCCGGCGGCGTTCGCGACGTTCGGTGAATTGACCCAGCTGGCAGGGGTTTTCGGCTTCGTCGAGTGCATCGACCTGTTGGCCGATTACGTGGTGGTGTGCATCGACGAGTTCGAACTCGATGATCCGGGGAACACGACGCTCATCTCGCGGCTGCTGTCGGCGCTGGTGGAGCGCGGTGTGTCGATCGCGGCGACATCCAACACACTGCCCGAGCAGCTGGGGGAGGGGCGGTTCGCCGCCCAGGACTTCATGCGGGAGATCGCCGCGTTGTCGCAGATCTTCACGACCGTGCGTATCGAGGGTCCGGACTACCGGCATCGCGACCTGCCGCCGGCGCCGCAGCTGCCGAGCGATGAGGAGGTGCGGGCGCGCGCGGCCGGGGTGGCGGGCGCGACCCTGGATGACTTCGACGCGCTGTGTGCGCATCTGGCGACCATGCACCCGTCGCGCTACCAGGCGCTGATCGAGGGCGTGTCGGAGGTGTTCATCACCGGGGTTCACCCGCTGGATGACCAGAGCGTGGCCCTGCGGCTGGTGTCGCTGACCGACCGGCTCTATGACGCCGGGATCCCGGTGACGGCCTCGGGCTCCAAGATCGACACCGTGTTCAGCGAGGAGATGCTGGCGGGCGGCTACCGCAAGAAGTACCTGCGGGCCACGTCGCGTCTGCTCGCGCTGACCCACGCAGGCCGGGAGTAG
- a CDS encoding SRPBCC family protein: MTDRIEVQRAIPAPPADVFAVLCDPHGHVAIDATGMLQDADGDAVSAAGDSFVIHMDRESLNDFPLGKYDVTVQITEYERDRLIAWTIVGNIKPQIGHVYGYRLEPDDANPGGTLVTSFYDWSDIDQHWRDAAIFPVISEAALRGTLGILDRTVRRGYPRGERASTQG; encoded by the coding sequence ATGACCGACCGAATCGAAGTCCAGCGCGCCATTCCCGCTCCCCCGGCCGACGTCTTCGCCGTACTGTGCGATCCCCACGGACACGTCGCCATCGACGCCACCGGGATGCTTCAGGACGCCGACGGCGACGCGGTGTCCGCGGCCGGCGACAGCTTCGTCATCCACATGGATCGCGAGTCGCTCAACGACTTTCCGCTCGGCAAGTACGACGTGACCGTCCAGATCACCGAGTACGAGAGGGACCGTTTGATCGCCTGGACCATCGTCGGGAACATCAAGCCGCAGATCGGCCACGTGTACGGCTACCGACTGGAACCCGACGACGCCAACCCCGGTGGCACGCTGGTCACCTCGTTCTACGACTGGTCCGACATCGACCAGCACTGGCGCGACGCCGCCATCTTCCCCGTCATCTCCGAGGCGGCGCTGCGCGGCACCCTGGGCATCCTTGATCGCACCGTCCGACGCGGCTACCCCCGCGGCGAGAGAGCGTCAACTCAAGGTTGA
- a CDS encoding GNAT family N-acetyltransferase gives MTTVPVEVSTPGDADLAELADVAARTFPLACPASATADNIAAFIAENLSRDRFGEYLTDPDRAVLVGRDGDRIVGYAILIRGVGSDADVQRAVTTEPAVELSKMYVLPDAHGAGASAALMTAALGRARELGAAAVWLGVNQNNQRAQRFYAKHGFGVAGTKTFRLGEGLENDYVMVRTL, from the coding sequence CTGACCACCGTGCCCGTCGAGGTCTCTACTCCCGGCGACGCGGATCTGGCGGAACTCGCCGACGTCGCGGCGCGCACCTTCCCGCTGGCCTGCCCCGCGTCGGCGACGGCCGACAACATCGCGGCATTCATCGCCGAGAACCTGTCCAGGGATCGCTTCGGCGAGTACCTCACCGACCCCGACCGCGCGGTGCTCGTCGGTCGCGACGGCGACCGAATCGTGGGCTATGCCATCCTGATTCGAGGCGTCGGCAGCGACGCCGACGTCCAACGCGCGGTGACCACCGAACCGGCGGTGGAACTGTCCAAGATGTATGTGCTGCCCGACGCGCACGGGGCAGGCGCGTCCGCGGCCCTCATGACCGCCGCACTGGGCCGGGCCCGCGAACTCGGTGCCGCCGCCGTCTGGCTCGGCGTCAACCAGAACAATCAACGCGCGCAACGGTTCTACGCCAAGCACGGGTTCGGTGTCGCCGGCACCAAGACCTTCCGGCTCGGCGAGGGCCTCGAGAACGACTACGTGATGGTGCGCACGCTCTGA
- a CDS encoding Clp protease N-terminal domain-containing protein encodes MTEPADATRITNPVSLDELITAIKRVHDQPLEQLTDAVLAGEALGEVADHLIGHFVDQARRSGASWTEIGKCMGVTKQAAQKRFVPKAEASPLDPNEGFNRFTPRARNVVVESQNTAHAAGNNQIGPEHILLALFADSESLAVTLLRGQGVDAAAVATVVTLPPRVDDMPALIPFSGPAKKVLELTFREALRLGHNYIGTEHILLALLESEGDQGPLHDLGVDKQRVETELVDALRSITGADGE; translated from the coding sequence ATGACCGAACCAGCCGACGCCACGCGCATCACCAACCCCGTCAGCCTCGATGAGCTCATCACCGCCATCAAGAGAGTCCACGACCAGCCGCTCGAACAACTGACCGACGCCGTCCTGGCCGGCGAGGCCCTCGGCGAGGTCGCCGATCACCTCATCGGGCACTTCGTCGACCAGGCCCGCCGATCGGGCGCGTCGTGGACCGAGATCGGCAAGTGCATGGGCGTCACCAAGCAGGCCGCCCAGAAGCGATTCGTCCCCAAGGCCGAGGCATCCCCGCTCGACCCGAACGAGGGCTTCAACAGGTTCACCCCACGCGCCCGCAATGTCGTCGTCGAATCCCAGAACACCGCCCACGCCGCCGGTAACAACCAGATAGGACCGGAGCACATCCTGCTCGCGCTGTTCGCCGACTCCGAGTCGCTCGCGGTGACGCTGCTGCGCGGACAGGGCGTCGACGCCGCCGCGGTCGCGACCGTGGTGACCCTGCCCCCGCGGGTCGACGACATGCCCGCCCTGATCCCCTTCAGCGGACCCGCCAAGAAGGTGCTCGAATTGACGTTCCGCGAAGCACTTCGCCTGGGACACAACTACATCGGCACCGAGCACATCCTGCTCGCCCTGTTGGAGAGCGAGGGCGATCAGGGACCGCTGCACGATCTCGGCGTCGACAAGCAGCGTGTCGAGACCGAACTCGTCGACGCGCTGCGGTCGATCACGGGAGCCGACGGGGAATGA
- a CDS encoding PPOX class F420-dependent oxidoreductase, whose protein sequence is MRLDDSARTLIGSGADATLVTINADGSPQVSMVWVALQSTDDGDELVSAHLAEYQKTRNIRRDPRVALTIAAPTQPGQQTPYLAIRGTARIVEGGAPELLTDLAQTMLGSSEHFPPPNSPAGLLTRVRIDRVGGVGPWAS, encoded by the coding sequence ATGAGACTCGACGACTCCGCCCGCACGCTCATCGGTTCCGGCGCCGATGCCACGCTGGTCACCATCAACGCCGACGGCAGCCCGCAGGTGTCGATGGTGTGGGTGGCCCTGCAGTCGACCGATGACGGTGACGAACTGGTCAGCGCGCACCTCGCCGAGTACCAGAAGACCCGCAACATCCGCCGCGACCCGCGCGTCGCCCTCACCATCGCGGCTCCGACCCAACCCGGTCAGCAGACCCCGTACCTGGCAATACGCGGTACCGCACGCATCGTCGAGGGCGGCGCGCCCGAACTTCTCACCGACCTGGCGCAGACGATGCTCGGCTCCAGCGAGCACTTCCCGCCACCCAATTCGCCCGCGGGTCTGCTGACCCGGGTGCGCATCGACAGGGTCGGCGGCGTGGGCCCCTGGGCATCCTGA